The proteins below come from a single Azospirillum sp. B510 genomic window:
- a CDS encoding glycosyltransferase family 2 protein has translation MSGNEAERGVSVIIAAHRAHDTIVRAVRSLLDQDWTAWEAVIVSDDATDYRPTLQAAGIDDPRLVFTGTGRLGAGAPAARNAGLAVARLALVAPLDADDRFRPGRLSALAPLALAHGAAFDNIAVVRDEDDSPLLRLYQDGQAPARMDGDAFLATSVPMFPVARRDLVPGWDDDVGFCDDVVFNVRLLDATGPVPLVAAPLYEYRQRAGSITFSADSGERAERCYRHVLDRLADDGFGIRNDGLRHRFRQAIAAKRVRNAAYEAAFKAGRCASFQEFLALGME, from the coding sequence ATGTCCGGGAACGAGGCGGAGCGGGGAGTTTCGGTGATCATCGCGGCCCACCGCGCCCATGACACCATCGTCCGCGCGGTGCGAAGCCTGCTGGACCAGGACTGGACGGCGTGGGAGGCGGTGATCGTCAGCGACGACGCCACCGATTACCGCCCGACGCTCCAGGCCGCCGGGATCGATGACCCGCGGCTGGTCTTCACCGGCACGGGCCGACTCGGGGCCGGGGCGCCCGCGGCCCGCAATGCCGGACTGGCGGTGGCGCGGCTGGCGCTGGTGGCCCCGTTGGACGCCGACGACCGTTTCCGCCCCGGCCGGCTGTCGGCTCTGGCCCCGCTCGCGCTGGCTCACGGGGCCGCCTTCGACAACATCGCCGTGGTGCGCGACGAGGACGACTCGCCCCTGCTGCGCCTCTATCAGGATGGGCAGGCGCCGGCCCGGATGGATGGCGACGCCTTCCTGGCCACCTCGGTGCCGATGTTCCCGGTGGCGCGGCGCGATCTGGTGCCGGGCTGGGACGACGATGTGGGTTTCTGTGACGACGTGGTCTTCAATGTCCGGCTGCTGGATGCCACCGGCCCGGTTCCGCTGGTCGCGGCGCCCCTCTACGAATATCGGCAGCGCGCCGGCTCCATCACTTTCTCCGCCGACAGCGGCGAGCGGGCGGAGCGCTGCTACCGTCATGTGCTGGACCGCCTGGCCGATGACGGTTTCGGTATCCGGAATGACGGCCTGCGCCATCGATTCAGGCAAGCCATCGCCGCCAAGCGTGTGCGCAACGCCGCCTACGAGGCTGCCTTCAAGGCCGGACGCTGCGCCAGTTTCCAGGAGTTCCTGGCGCTTGGCATGGAATAA
- a CDS encoding efflux RND transporter periplasmic adaptor subunit yields MRHALRIAALLVLAALAGGGYWYFMKQGGTVAGLTAMVSGALSGGAASGGTSSTAKPPGGSPGGAPPMPVEAAPVRVGMVERTVTAVGSLLSNESVVIRPEIAGRISEIAFKEGQRVTRGTVLVRLDDAIARATLAQAQASIAFSRAELSRADQLVRQNTGPLRNREQASAKLLADEAAVQLAKAQLDKQVIAAPFDGVLGLRKVSVGDFVQAGRDIVNLEDIDTLKLDFRVPEMFLPAVKVGQTVKVAVDAFGGRGFDGTVYAIDPLVDVNGRALAIRARVPNPDGSLRPGLFARVSLTLTTVPDAVLIPEQAVVAFGKDQFVFKVVDGKVAQTRVTLGERRNAEVEISKGLAPGDMVVTAGQLKIRDGVPVAVLPTKAGS; encoded by the coding sequence ATGCGCCACGCGCTTCGTATCGCTGCACTCCTCGTCCTGGCGGCGCTCGCTGGCGGGGGCTACTGGTATTTCATGAAGCAGGGCGGGACCGTCGCCGGGCTGACCGCGATGGTGAGCGGCGCGCTGTCCGGTGGTGCGGCATCCGGCGGGACCTCTTCCACCGCCAAGCCTCCCGGCGGCTCCCCCGGTGGCGCGCCGCCGATGCCGGTGGAGGCGGCCCCGGTCCGTGTCGGCATGGTCGAGCGGACGGTAACCGCCGTCGGCTCGCTGCTGTCCAACGAATCGGTGGTGATCCGGCCGGAAATCGCCGGCCGCATCAGCGAGATCGCCTTCAAGGAGGGGCAGCGCGTCACCAGGGGCACCGTGCTGGTCCGGCTGGACGACGCCATCGCCCGCGCCACCCTGGCCCAGGCCCAGGCGAGCATCGCCTTTTCCCGCGCCGAGCTGTCGCGCGCCGACCAGCTGGTGCGCCAGAACACCGGCCCGCTGCGCAACCGCGAGCAGGCCTCGGCGAAGCTGCTGGCCGACGAGGCGGCGGTGCAGCTGGCCAAGGCGCAGCTCGACAAGCAGGTGATCGCCGCCCCCTTCGACGGGGTGCTGGGGCTGCGCAAGGTGTCGGTCGGCGACTTCGTCCAGGCCGGCAGGGACATCGTCAATCTGGAGGATATCGACACGCTGAAGCTGGACTTCCGCGTGCCGGAGATGTTCCTGCCGGCGGTGAAGGTCGGCCAGACGGTGAAGGTGGCGGTGGACGCCTTCGGCGGGCGTGGCTTCGACGGCACCGTCTATGCCATCGACCCTCTGGTCGACGTGAACGGCCGGGCGCTGGCGATCCGCGCCCGTGTCCCGAATCCCGACGGCTCGCTGCGCCCCGGCCTGTTCGCCCGCGTCTCGCTGACGCTGACCACGGTGCCGGATGCGGTGCTGATCCCCGAACAGGCCGTCGTCGCCTTTGGCAAGGACCAGTTCGTCTTCAAGGTCGTCGATGGCAAGGTCGCCCAGACCAGGGTCACGTTGGGCGAGCGCCGCAACGCCGAGGTGGAGATTTCGAAGGGCCTCGCCCCCGGTGACATGGTGGTCACCGCCGGCCAGTTGAAGATCCGCGACGGTGTGCCGGTGGCGGTGCTGCCGACCAAGGCCGGGAGCTGA
- a CDS encoding ATP-dependent Clp protease proteolytic subunit — translation MAQVGYTRFDDEPEKEPDEKSKESAQPQFAAVQQSLFKARTVLIFGQIDMKLAQVVSAQLLALAHESDDDVTVVVNSPGGHVEAGDTIHDMIRFIKPRVKMLGTGWVASAGCHIYLAANKEDRFCLPNTRFLIHQPLGGTGGRATDIAIEAKEIIRMRERLNKIIARETGQPLEKVAKDTDRNYWMLADEAKDYGIVSHIINRMDELK, via the coding sequence ATGGCGCAGGTCGGATACACCCGGTTCGACGACGAACCCGAAAAGGAACCGGACGAGAAGTCGAAGGAAAGCGCCCAGCCGCAGTTCGCCGCCGTGCAGCAGAGCCTGTTCAAGGCGCGCACGGTCCTGATCTTCGGTCAGATCGACATGAAGCTGGCCCAGGTCGTGTCGGCCCAGCTGCTGGCGCTCGCGCATGAGAGCGACGACGACGTCACCGTCGTGGTCAACTCGCCGGGCGGCCATGTCGAGGCGGGCGACACCATCCACGACATGATCCGCTTCATCAAGCCGCGGGTGAAGATGCTGGGCACGGGCTGGGTCGCCAGCGCCGGCTGCCACATCTATCTGGCGGCGAACAAGGAAGACCGTTTCTGCCTGCCCAACACCCGCTTCCTGATCCACCAGCCGCTGGGCGGGACGGGCGGCCGGGCGACGGACATCGCCATCGAGGCGAAGGAAATCATCCGCATGCGCGAGCGTCTGAACAAGATCATCGCGCGCGAGACCGGGCAGCCGCTGGAAAAGGTCGCCAAGGACACCGACCGCAATTACTGGATGCTCGCCGACGAGGCCAAAGACTACGGCATCGTCAGCCACATCATCAACAGGATGGACGAGCTGAAGTAA